One stretch of Anguilla anguilla isolate fAngAng1 chromosome 5, fAngAng1.pri, whole genome shotgun sequence DNA includes these proteins:
- the alms1 gene encoding Alstrom syndrome protein 1 isoform X3 produces METVEVQDEEAVIRPIVTTPPISRQSRADELRSVSSSPGSGTHISSSTSAVSLGEAIAHRAKQGVESWGQLPMEEDASQLTMASVSRLGQTSSWPEEVHIHHDPIQERLVTVAEDATVQRHEGRTCSFTLEFQDSRLSPALPLLPDKSGKLHSLAEDTLFHQTDLEFVALRGSPDISVASERFPMPHQVSDASQICSSKVSKDLPADQSVLLQEHLGLTVASVEEVSCCSLSQHTLSPFSEDGEQDVEHIHGILEEMQVEREPCYGVSDQPTDNSDGKDQSSLDTRPQEKPMKKMSQVSSSFRSGDITVPLLRELPQRNANLSSSSSVVSSASATSMNKGSSSRGSTGYKAVKPEAAPSPRLKEVTEQKTSVLKEVVGLKVDHSRSSLEWEPSAEQREGPLGVASCSSPTQVKTSRGTAALDTSGRSEVSNITTRASRTQQDDDSDALREQLCAEIERARQSESRPKAQEADSPQAPGQPKPPSSQSATPNTCSLGTHSGRGSTIIEVPTDFDKTEGRLSPGFSFERGHTERELSSSGNQMAVDGSFLGTFSHPVSQSTPGVFSGPPRASVQPPIGKLSPIESNLEVSQPSSSRAVQSSSSKPFLAPTFDISVRNPSGLDTGMGTFQDASLRSTGKIQSLPSLNFMEKVGAWNMTQTSGTTYFDNLALRGFTGVSPKKKAFDAISDSLNRMLSQEGGSKQFVAASAPGPSIHSPRRNLAASFSGTTAFGSDSRGGSFVASPLDRPGNQPTLCADTGEIQPREKPGNDLASPESLCLSGMPKMDPPQREPGQNEQDTGQQLDRTEPAGQQGVVTDKDQSGAGRGSAEELQSTAQLTTRLGLDRFSDVSSNRDLSNTLTCSQDSYHVERRLAASIGAVSSVGSLEVDNYVPYWTPSPPSPAKDAELNIEARIPMYLHNLGIDQSPSAILTPFVPRGPIREPEFSPTDLCTLKGSTGTPTKSTQPSEAGSPAKGEFSRCSLLSVGSSVSISLSVDSLQPKMPLSQHAKDRPLNERCLQTAFHPLGPLPQGSPQPPGPDTGHNLSDSADDPTAVRVRELIEKFQSGKVFVTPDSLPSTEARQQQARDSPLEAKPSETSDSSMDPGADSFVGSKTLQEIRKLLGRAESIVSGKSSVSSSPPSLQDSDDSLLCLKRKLEGFQDSFASSTGNQEMPSSLLWGRSSSESALTSDGMKERASGELGRSPRASGHNFAQGKGVLLRSLDSISNQAAESFPTKSVRRSEPEGCSATAPDRAAPVFVSIMQVNPPTPSGVVQQGPAQEVMSPTESSVSGPAENMQAPSLREAERAVESDSSSADTLTTRVAALLRNESPATMASSSCSTADEEERKAREWIKLKVTGQQCEKLQLNVEDRQRIEEIKRDLLHNTKRMTKSQLSTDTDSSTHSGAPWGQPPSHAGQFDALKSAEHQLSHQLQRLNHYAFDSSVQLHPPVRQDPEARVRDVAQRTSPPPITSITIASCRCTPSPAPPRSPTPTPLSLAHLATDGVPMPATGVRTSESREPAFQTKEDTAVRISPEAESAGGTMSVAHVRGSPTDLVPASGPGPDHSESPSPLEAVTQSKTETLGTRYSTSYGLDTSSTAGEGSRTGGGRSRSPFHLNPTSYRQVSRSDPNMSSTSSLEPAAAPLHNSTFASGSCAILSPTKKVLSHVHLTLSPKLPKGKSEESAVEPPVRQDWVSERRAGGTESTAGLPPDFSTRLTSRNLPEFSAREQLFPDGRPPVDRSSYFPAPRVTGWTDARQEPRSTPLLLDGASSQGVPIRPIGRENRETADASVQITTQEVPWRAEPVTSFPQSFTAQPRVPGLSEPLAIHTPAVPVLLPYKPHGSPELFYIPKSEAPLSDTTVESSHPGSDDAVPPRFSSEVLGSRDREAGAAVSGRHAEGIYSKRPAAYRARPGHGGLRMDTVGGLQTNEVRQSGRPYPLSVRTGDSGDPPRSSEAWPNVRGVDPPSRGQEEVEFVPLQGEETYSTEDLRSYSRSVREPRPLGGSDREGPAHNWRDFATRGVSSQSSGGNLNELWQRFNERRSQRESGPPGEGETPLLDRLERLSRLIHSSRNATPLGGREASAPGKRREERRRKQGEKEEKRREEEEQREADRRRGNGEQRSVREAWAEPGAEQEEESLSSSTLTEGSFGRHRCPAEKDGSASRSGDTDASDSASTASTIDTARLIRAFGRGRVQANPGLNRLYSAIGRQREGTEQRRGRKRGGPKPPAPPPAPSETNSTDSSTLSTVAPGESVSSDGDLPRAPPDVLVAKKAVKLVNKGVQAGDVEIVVNGTRKHTRDVGTVFPSPIPAREAGRSANGSRGGQGEERSPPKTQSFMNEKRSRKAQIERYPQGVSWFVPADSLKGNAKENQPGPGALPGRGQVWFEPYTKTKPWREPLRERQIQEEPVSIKRRSPGQPIGSAETDTDSKAPPALARVTLQEALEMRRPDFLSRSRERVKRLELQVEERRLQAVFQQEREQLFNRPGGRGQLSQPADFSAHRKRVVPRKEMFKRSKQIYSQLPEVQQRIEEEKRKAEYRSYRLNAQLYKKKITNRILGRKTPWQ; encoded by the exons ATGGAGACTGTTGAAGTACAAGATGAGGAGGCTGTCATTAGA CCAATCGTCACAACACCACCCATCTCCcgacagagcagagcagacgaGCTACGGAGCGTGAGCAGTAGCCCTGGGAGCGGAACTCACATCTCCTCCAGCACCAGCGCCGTTTCTCTGGGGGAGGCAATCGCGCACCGGGCCAAACAG GGGGTGGAGTCATGGGGGCAGCTGCCTATGGAAGAGGATGCGAGTCAGCTGACCATGGCTTCAGTGAGCAGATTGGGCCAGACATCATCCTGGCCAGAAGAGGTCCACATCCACCATGACCCAATCCAAGAGAGGCTGGTCACTGTTGCTGAAGACGCCACAGTACAACGACATGAAGGAAGAACCTGCTCTTTCACGCTTG AATTTCAGGATAGCCGTCTTTCGCCCGCTCTGCCTTTATTGCCTGACAAATCTGGAAAACTGCACAGCCTTGCAGAAGACACCCTTTTTCATCAGACTGATTTAGAGTTTGTCGCTCTCAG GGGATCTCCAGATATTTCTGTTGCGTCAGAAAGGTTTCCCATGCCACACCAGGTCAGCGATGCCTCTCAAATTTGCTCCTCCAAGGTGTCCAAAGACCTGCCTGCTGACCAGTCTGTGCTCCTTCAGGAACATTTGGGTCTTACAGTGGCTTCAGTGGAAGAGGTCAgctgctgctccctctctcagcaCACTCTGTCCCCTTTCTCTGAAGATGGGGAACAGGATGTGGAGCACATTCATGGGATCCTGGAGGAAATGCAGGTGGAAAGGGAACCATGCTATGGAGTGTCAGACCAACCCACCGATAATTCTGATGGGAAGGATCAAAGCTCTCTCGACACTAGGCCCCAAGAGAAACCCATGAAGAAAATGTCCCAAGTCAGCAGCTCCTTTCGAAGTGGAGACATCACTGTGCCTCTATTACGTGAGCTCCCCCAGAGGAACGCTAACTTGTCgagcagcagcagtgtagtgtCCTCTGCCTCTGCGACCTCCATGAACAAGGGGTCTTCCTCAAGAGGTTCCACTGGTTATAAAGCAGTCAAGCCAGAAGCAGCTCCATCTCCCAGATTGAAAGAAGTGACTGAACAGAAAACATCAGTGCTGAAGGAAGTGGTTGGACTAAAAGTGGATCACTCCAGAAGCTCTTTAGAATGGGAACCCTCAGCTGAGCAAAGAGAAGGACCACTGGGGGTAGCCTCTTGCTCATCTCCGACACAGGTGAAAACATCCAGAGGTACAGCAGCTTTAGACACGTCTGGGAGGTCCGAGGTATCCAACATCACCACTCGGGCTTCCCGCACCCAGCAAGATGATGATTCTGATGCACTCCGTGAGCAGCTTTGTGCTGAAATTGAGAGGGCTCGTCAGTCTGAGTCTAGGCCCAAAGCCCAAGAGGCTGATAGTCCCCAAGCACCTGGTCAGCCCAAGCCCCCGAGCAGTCAGTCAGCCACCCCAAACACATGTTCCTTAGGAACACACAGTGGAAGGGGTAGTACCATCATAGAGGTACCCACAGACTTTGACAAGACCGAGGGACGGTTGTCACCAGGTTTCAGCTTTGAAAGAGggcatacagagagagagctctcaTCCTCCGGGAATCAGATGGCCGTGGATGGATCTTTCCTGGGGACTTTCTCCCATCCCGTTTCCCAGTCCACCCCAGGTGTGTTCTCAGGGCCACCCAGAGCCAGTGTGCAGCCACCCATCGGCAAGCTGTCTCCCATTGAGTCCAACCTCGAGGTGTCTCAGCCATCCTCCTCCAGGGCAGTCCAAAGCAGCTCCTCAAAACCGTTTCTTGCTCCCACGTTTGACATCAGTGTCAGAAACCCAAGTGGACTTGATACTGGGATGGGAACTTTTCAGGATGCATCACTCAGGAGCACTGGAAAGATACAATCCCTACCAAGTCTGAACTTCATGGAGAAAGTCGGGGCCTGGAATATGACTCAGACATCAGGGACGACATATTTTGACAACTTAGCTCTTCGCGGTTTCACTGGAGTCTCGCCTAAGAAGAAGGCCTTTGATGCCATCTCCGACTCACTTAACCGCATGCTGTCCCAGGAGGGGGGCAGCAAACAGTTTGTGGCAGCATCTGCACCGGGCCCCAGCATCCACAGTCCAAGGAGGAACCTGGCTGCCTCCTTCTCTGGAACAACGGCATTTGGATCAGATTCTAGAGGTGGGAGCTTTGTAGCATCCCCTCTGGACAGGCCTGGGAACCAGCCAACCCTTTGTGCGGATACTGGGGAAATTCAACCGAGGGAGAAACCAGGCAATGACCTGGCAAGCCCTGAATCCTTGTGCCTCTCAGGAATGCCCAAGATGGACCCTCCACAAAGGGAGCCTGGACAGAATGAGCAAGACACTGGCCAACAGTTAGATCGCACAGAGCCAGCCGGTCAACAGGGGGTAGTGACTGACAAAGATCAGAGCGGTGCTGGGAGAGGAAGTGCCGAGGAGCTGCAAAGTACAGCTCAACTAACAACTCGCCTTGGCTTGGACCGATTCAGCGACGTCTCCTCAAATAGAGACCTCAGCAACACTCTGACCTGTTCTCAGGATAGCTACCATGTTGAACGAAGGCTGGCAGCCTCCATCGGGGCAGTGTCCTCTGTGGGCAGTCTAGAAGTGGACAACTACGTCCCCTACTGGACTCCCAGTCCTCCATCACCTGCAAAGGATGCAGAGCTAAATATTGAGGCAAGAATTCCG atgtaCCTCCATAACCTTGGCATTGACCAGTCCCCATCAGCTATCCTTACTCCTTTTGTACCAAGAGGACCCATCAGAGAACCGGAATTCTCCCCAACTGATCTTTGCACATTGAAAGGTTCCACAGGGACACCAACAAAAAGCACACAGCCATCTGAGG CAGGCAGTCCTGCCAAAGGAGAGTTCTCGAGATGCAGCCTCCTGTCTGTTGGCTCGAGTGTGTCTATCTCGCTGAGTGTAGACAGCCTCCAGCCCAAAATGCCCCTCTCCCAACACGCCAAAGACAGACCTCTAAATGAGCGCTGCCTGCAGACCGCCTTCCACCCTCTGGGCCCCCTCCCACAGGGCTCGCCACAGCCCCCTGGCCCGGATACTGGCCACAACCTGAGCGACAGCGCTGACGACCCGACCGCTGTGCGAGTACGGGAGCTAATCGAGAAGTTCCAGTCCGGGAAAGTGTTTGTTACGCCTGACAGCCTGCCTTCAACAGAAGCCAGACAGCAGCAAGCCAGGGACTCCCCTCTGGAGGCCAAACCCAGTGAGACTTCGGACAGCAGCATGGATCCTGGTGCCGACTCCTTCGTGGGGTCAAAAACCCTGCAGGAGATACGGAAACTCCTGGGCAGGGCAGAAAGCATCGTGTCAGGGAAGTCCTCCGTCTCATCCTCTCCTCCTTCGCTGCAGGACTCCGATGATTCCCTTCTCTGTCTAAAAAGGAAGCTGGAGGGCTTCCAGGACTCTTTCGCCTCCTCTACGGGAAACCAGGAGatgccctcctccctcctgtggGGCAGGTCCTCCTCAGAGTCTGCACTGACTTCAGACGGGATGAAAGAACGCGCCTCTGGCGAGCTCGGCAGGTCTCCTCGAGCGTCCGGTCACAACTTTGCGCAAGGCAAAGGTGTGCTTCTGAGGTCCTTGGACAGCATTTCGAACCAGGCGGCTGAGTCTTTCCCAACTAAGTCAGTGAGGCGATCCGAGCCTGAAGGGTGCAGTGCGACCGCTCCTGACCGAGCTGCTCCAGTGTTTGTTTCAATAATGCAGGTAAACCCACCGACTCCCAGTGGAGTTGTGCAGCAGGGTCcggcacaggaagtgatgtcaccaACAGAGAGCTCGGTGAGCGGCCCAGCAGAGAATATGCAGGCCCCCAGCCTTAGGGAGGCTGAGAGAGCAGTGGAGAGTGACAGCAGCAGTGCGGACACACTGACAACAAGAGTGGCCGCCCTGCTAAGGAATGAGTCACCAGCAACCATGGCATCAAGTAGCTGCAGCACTGCAGATGAGGAGGAACGCAAAGCACGGG AGTGGATCAAGTTGAAGGTCACTGGGCAGCAGTGTGAAAAGCTGCAGCTGAATGTGGAGGACAGGCAGCGCATTGAAGAGATCAAGAGAGATCTCCTTCATAACACCAAACGCATGACAAAG AGCCAGCTGAGCACCGACACCGATTCCAGCACGCActctggcgccccctggggGCAGCCCCCTTCCCACGCGGGCCAGTTCGACGCCCTGAAGTCAGCAGAGCACCAGCTGTCCCACCAGCTGCAGCGGCTCAACCACTACGCCTTCGACTCCAGCGTGCAGCTGCACCCTCCCGTGCGCCAGGACCCGGAGGCACGGGTCCGAGACGTGGCCCAGAGGACCAGCCCCCCGCCAATCACGTCCATCACCATCGCCTCCTGCCGCTGcaccccgtcccccgcccctccacgcagccccacgcccacgcccctCAGTCTGGCTCACCTCGCCACAGATGGTGTTCCCATGCCGGCCACCGGGGTGCGCACCTCGGAGAGCCGGGAACCTGCTTTTCAGACCAAGGAGGATACAGCGGTTCGGATTTCTCCGGAAGCAGAGTCGGCTGGTGGAACGATGAGCGTCGCTCACGTTCGCGGTTCTCCCACTGATCTCGTTCCTGCGTCGGGACCGGGACCTGACCACTCCGAGTCTCCTTCTCCTTTAGAAGCGGTAACCCAGTCAAAAACGGAAACCCTCGGGACACGGTACTCTACGTCATACGGGCTCGACACCAGCTCCACGGCTGGAGAGGGGAGCCGGACGGGCGGCGGGAGGTCCAGGTCTCCCTTCCACCTGAACCCCACCTCGTACCGGCAGGTGTCGAGGTCGGACCCCAACATGAGCTCCACCTCCAGCCTGGAGCCCGCGGCAGCCCCTTTGCACAACTCCACGTTCGCGTCCGGCTCCTGCGCCATTCTCTCCCCAACCAAGAAGGTTCTCTCCCACGTCCACCTCACCCTGTCCCCGAAATTGCCCAAAGGAAAGTCTGAGGAGTCCGCCGTGGAGCCACCTGTTCGGCAGGACTGGGTTTCGGAGAGGAGAGCTGGAGGTACGGAGAGCACAGCTGGCCTACCTCCTGACTTTTCCACCAGGCTGACCTCACGGAATCTTCCGGAATTTTCGGCTCGCGAGCAGCTGTTCCCTGACGGTCGTCCTCCGGTGGACCGGAGTTCGTATTTCCCTGCTCCCAGGGTAACCGGCTGGACCGATGCGCGCCAGGAACCGAGGTCTACACCTTTGTTATTGGATGGGGCGAGTTCACAGGGGGTCCCTATTCGGCCAATCGGAAGGGAGAATCGTGAGACCGCTGACGCGTCCGTCCAGATCACCACCCAGGAGGTACCGTGGAGGGCAGAGCCTGTCACAAGCTTCCCACAATCCTTCACTGCTCAGCCAAGAGTGCCGGGTCTGTCTGAGCCCTTAGCTATTCACACACCAG CTGTGCCTGTTTTGCTTCCGTACAAACCGCATGGGAGCCCAGAGCTGTTCTACATCCCCAAGAGCGAGGCACCACTCTCCGACACCACCGTAGAGAGCTCCCATCCAG gctcTGACGACGCCGTTCCGCCGCGGTTCAGCTCCGAGGTGCTGGGCTCCAGAGACCGGGAGGCAGGGGCGGCGGTCAGCGGCAGACACGCCGAAGGGATCTACAGCAAGAGGCCCGCGGCTTACAGAGCGCGCCCAGGACACGGAG GTCTCAGAATGGACACGGTTGGCGGTCTTCAGACTAATGAAGTCCGGCAGAGTGGCAGGCCGTACCCCCTCTCTGTCAGGACAGGTGACTCTGGTGACCCACCCAGGAGTTCTGAGGCATGGCCGAATGTCAGGGGCGTGGACCCCCCCAGCAGAGGCCAAGAGGAGGTGGAGTTTGTACCCCTACAGGGGGAGGAGACCTACAGCACGGAGGACCTCCGTTCTTACAGTCGCTCTGTCCGAGAGCCCCGCCCTCTGGGAGGGTCAGACAGGGAGGGGCCCGCCCACAATTGGCGGGACTTCGCCACCAGGGGCGTGTCCTCTCAGAGCAGCGGCGGCAACCTGAACGAGCTGTGGCAGAGGTTCAACGAGAGGCGGAGCCAGAGGGAGTCCGGCCCCCCCGGGGAGGGGGAAACGCCTTTACTGGACAGGCTGGAGCGTCTGTCTCGGCTGATCCACAGCAGCCGCAACGCCACGCccctgggggggagggaagcgAGCGCCCCCGGCAAGAgacgggaggagaggaggaggaagcagggggagaaggaggagaagaggagagaggaggaggagcagagagaggcggACCGGAGGAGGGGGAACGGAGAGCAGCGCTCGGTCCGGGAGGCCTGGGCGGAGCCAGgggcggagcaggaggaggagtctCTGAGCAGCTCCACCCTCACCGAGGGCTCGTTCGGCCGGCACCGCTGCCCGGCGGAGAAGGACGGGTCGGCGAGCCGGTCCGGCGATACGGACGCCAGCGACTCGGCCAGCACCGCGTCCACCATCGACACCGCCCGCCTCATCCGCGCCTTCGGCCGCGGCCGGGTCCAGGCCAACCCCGGCCTCAACAGGCTCTACAGCGCCATCGGCAGGCAGAGGGAGGGCAcggagcagaggagagggaggaagagaggcgGGCCCAaacccccggccccgcccccagccccctccgAGACCAACAGCACGGACAGCTCCACCCTCAGCACC GTGGCCCCGGGCGAGTCTGTGTCGTCGGACGGCGACCTGCCCCGGGCCCCGCCGGATGTCCTCGTGGCGAAGAAGGCGGTCAAGCTGGTCAACAAAGGAGTCCAGGCAG GTGATGTGGAGATTGTGGTGAACGGGACCAGGAAGCACACGCGAGACGTGGGCACCGTCTTCCCCTCGCCCATCCCTGCCAGGGAGGCGGGGCGCTCGGCGAACGGCAGCAGGGGAGGCCAGGGTGAAGAGAGGAGCCCCCCTAAAACGCAGAGCTTCATGAACGAGAAGAGGAGCAGGAAGGCCCAAATAGAGCGCTACCCTCAAG GTGTGTCTTGGTTCGTCCCTGCGGACAGCCTGAAAGGCAATGCCAAGGAGAACCAGCCGGGGCCCGGGGCATTgcctgggcggggccaggtgtgGTTCGAGCCCTACACCAAAACCAAGCCCTGGAGGGAGcccctgagagagaggcagatacAGGAGGAGCCAGTGAGCATCAAGAGGAGGAGCCCGGGTCAGCCAATCGGCAGCGCCGAAACGGACACAGACAGCAAAGCCCCTCCCGCCCTGGCTCGCGTTACACTTCAG GAGGCCCTGGAGATGCGGCGGCCGGACTTCCTGTCGCGCTCGCGGGAGCGGGTGAAGAggctggagctgcaggtggaggagcgCAGGCTGCAGGCCGTCTTccagcaggagagggagcagcTCTTCAACCGGCCCGGGGGCCGAGGGCAGCTCAGCCAGCCCGCAG ATTTTTCAGCTCACAGGAAGAGAGTCGTTCCCAGGAAAGAGATGTTCAAGAGATCCAAGCA GATATACTCCCAGCTGCCCGAAGTACAGCAGAGgatagaggaggagaagaggaaggccGAGTATCGCTCCTACAGGCTTAACGCCCAGCTCTACAAGAAG AAAATCACCAACCGCATCTTGGGGAGAAAGACACCATGGCAGTGA